Part of the Desulfuromonas acetoxidans DSM 684 genome, GCCGCCGGTTGCAACTTTCCCGGCCATACCGAATTGCTGGCTGAACGCTGCGGTGTCGATAAGGTGGTGATGATGCTCGGTGGCGAGCGCCTCAAGGTGTGTCTGGTCACCACTCATCTGGCATTACGCGATGTGCCGCAGGCGGTTACCGTCGAAGAGATTGATGCGACCCTGCGGGTGACGGATGCGGCATTTCGCCGTTATTTTACGTCCGACGCACCGCGTATCGCTGTGCTGGCTCTCAATCCCCACGCCGGTGAAGGTGGCTTGTTTGGTGACGAGGAACAGCGGCTGATCGCTCCGGCCATTGAGCGGGCGCGTCAGGCCGGGATGGATGTGTCCGGGCCGCACAGTGCCGACACCCTGTTTCACTTTGCCGTGCAGGGCGCGTATGACGCCGTGGTGTGCATGTACCACGACCAAGGGCTGATTCCGTTGAAGCTGCTCCATTTTGACGATGGCGTTAATGTTACGCTGGGGCTGCCGATTATTCGCACTTCCGTGGATCACGGTACGGCCTATGATCTGGCCGGAACCGGCCGGGCCAGTTGCGAGAGTCTGGTGGCGGCGCTTCGCACCGCCGTCGCTATGCATCACCGTGCCGAAGAAAATAGCCTTACGTAAAGAACGGCCCTCCAGGGTTGTGAAAGAGAACGGTTATGATCGATAAAATCATTGTCAAAGGTGCCCGTGAGCACAATCTGAAAGATATCGACGTCGAGATCCCTCGCGACAAACTGGTGGTGGTGACCGGGGTGTCCGGCTCGGGCAAGTCGACCCTGGCTTTTGACACCATCTACGCCGAAGGGCAGCGACGCTATGTTGAGAGTCTGTCGGCCTATGCCCGCCAGTTTCTTGAGCAGATGGAAAAGCCCGATGTCGACAGCATCGACGGGTTGTCGCCGGCCATCTCCATTGAACAGAAAACCACGTCAAAAAATCCCCGCTCCACTGTGGGCACGGTGACCGAGATTTACGATTATCTGCGCCTGCTGTTTGCCCGTATCGGCAAGGTGTTCTGCCATCACTGTGGCCGCGAGATTGCCGCCCAGAGTGTGCAACAGATGGTCGATCAGGTGATGAGTTTTCCCGAGCGTACCAAGTTGCTGATTCTGGCACCGCTGGTCAAGGGGCGAAAAGGGGAATACCGTAAAGAGTTACAGCAGTTGCAAGCGGATGGCTTTGTCCGGGTACGCATCGACGGCGCGCTTTATGAGCTGGCCGAGACCCCGGAGCTGGACAAGAAAAAGAAGCACACCATTGAGGTGGTCGTTGACCGCCTGATCGTCAAGGAGGGGATTGAAAGCCGTCTGGCCGACTCGCTGGAAACCGCTTTGCGTCTTGGTGATGGTCTGGTCATGGTGCAGGATGTCGATGGAGCCTGTCATCAGTTTTCGGAAAAACATGCCTGTATCGATTGCGGCATCTCGTATGCCGAGGTGGAGCCGCGCATGTTTTCGTTTAACAATCCCCACGGCGCCTGCCCGGACTGTTCCGGCCTGGGGACACGTAATTATTTTGATCCGGACCAGGTGGTGCCCCATGCCGATCTGACCCTGCGTGAGGGTGCTATTGCCCCATGGGTGACGCGCAAGGGGTTCTATTATCAGCAACTGCTCGAATCGCTGGCCGACCATTACGGTTTTGACACCAACACGCCGTATCGCGATCTGTCGGAACGGATTCGTAAGATTCTGATGTACGGCTCCGGCGATGAAGAGATCCGCTTTTACTATGATCAGGGCGAACGGCGTCATTTTTATCACAAGGTGTTTGAGGGGGTGGTCCCTAACCTCGAGCGCCGTTATCGCGATAGTGACAGCGATACCATGCGCGAAAAGCTGGAGCAGTACATGGACATCATGCCCTGCCCCAGTTGCCACGGCGCACGCCTGCGCCCGGAGTCGCTGCATGTCAAGGTTGACGATAAAAGCATCTATGAGCTGTGTGAGCTGTCGGTGGCCGGGGCGCTGGACTTTTTCAACAACCTGCAATTGAGCAGCAAGGATGCCGAGATCGGCCAACGGATTCTCAAAGAGATCCGAGAACGGCTTGGTTTTCTGGTGCAGGTTGGTCTCGATTATCTGACCTTGAATCGTGCCGCAGGTACCCTGTCCGGTGGCGAAGGACAGCGCATCCGTCTGGCCACTCAGATTGGTTCGTCATTGATGGGCGTGCTGTACATCCTCGACGAACCGTCCATTGGTCTGCATCAGCGCGATAATCGCCGTTTGCTGGAAACCCTGGTTCACTTACGCGATCTGGGCAACACGGTGCTGGTGGTAGAGCACGACGAAGAGACGATTCTCGAAGCGGATTATGTCCTCGACATGGGACCGGCCGCCGGTGTCCATGGTGGCGAAGTGGTTTCTGAAGGCACGCCAAAAGAGATTGTCGCAGACCCCAAGTCGCTTACCGGCCGCTATCTCAGTGGCGAGTTGGAGGTGCCAGTGCCGTCACAGCGGCGGACGGCTGAGCGTTGGCTGGAGGTTCTTGGGGCCGAGGCCAACAATCTGCAACAAGTCGATGCCCGCTTTCCTCTCGGCGTTATGACCTGTGTCACCGGTGTGTCCGGCTCTGGCAAGTCAACGTTGGTGATCGATACCCTGTATCGCAGTCTTGCCCAGCACCTTAACCGCAGCCGCGAGAAGTCCGGTAAGCTCAAGGGGATCAGTGGTCTGGAGCACCTGGATAAAGTGGTGGATATCGATCAGTCCCCCATCGGCCGTACGCCACGCTCCAACCCGGCCACCTACACCGGCGTGTTCAGCGATATTCGTGAGCTGTTTGCCCAATTGCCGGAAGCTAAAATTCGCGGCTACAAGCCGGGACGTTTTTCGTTCAATGTCAAGGGCGGCCGCTGCGAGGCGTGTAACGGCGATGGTGTGCTGAAAATTGAGATGCACTTTTTACCCGATGTCTATGTGCAGTGCGAAGTGTGCGGTGGTGCGCGCTACAACCGTGAGACCCTGCAGGTGCATTACAAGGGCAAAAGCATCGCCGATATTCTCGACATGACGGTCAATCAGGCCAGCAAGTTTCTCGAAAACATTCCGCGTATTCACAACAAACTGCAGACGATCCGCGATGTCGGCCTCGGCTACATCAAGCTGGGCCAAAGCGCCACCACCCTGTCCGGGGGCGAGGCACAGCGGGTTAAGTTGGCCAAGGAGCTCGGAAAACGGGCCACCGGGCGCACTATTTATATTCTCGATGAGCCGACCACCGGTCTTCACTTTGACGATGTGCGCAAGTTGATGGAGGTATTGCACCGGTTAGTGGACACCGGCAACACCGTGATTATCATTGAGCACAACCTTGATGTGATCAAAACCGCCGACCATGTTATCGATCTCGGCCCCGAAGGGGGCAGTGGCGGCGGGATGATTGTTGCCAGCGGCACGCCGGAACAGGTGGCGCTTAACAGCCACTCCCATACCGGCCGATATTTGCGCTCTTATCTCGATCTTGTGTAAATAACAAACAGCCGTGCATGCAACCAATTTTTCAGTTAGAATGTGCATTCATCATCTTATTCTAACTGTTGTCAGGAGGTTGCATGCCCGCTCGTCTGTTGCTTCTCGGTGTCCTATTCTGTTTTAGTGTGATTGTGGCCGTGTCACCAGCGGTAGCGCAAGAAAGCGCACCGTCGTTGTGGAGTCTTGGTATTGCCAACGATAGCTTCTTTGATCAGGATCGTGGTTATACCAGTGGTTGGGATATTGCTTTCACTCCCCAGGCGTCACCATTTACAGTACGGATCGGCCAGGATATCTATACGCCGGACCGTGATAACAGCGAGATGCCTCCTCCCGGACAGCACCCCTACGCAGCCTGGTTATATGCCCGCGGCGATTATCGCTATCAGCTCTGCCCAGTGGTTCTGATGACCACCAGCGTCAGTTTCGGTACCACCGGAGAGCGGGCCTTGGGCGAAGAGTTTCAGGATGTGGCGCATCAGGTTCTCGGTTTTGATGAGTATGAAGGCTGGGACAGCCAGGTTTCCGAGCGCTGGGGCTGGATTGTCGGTGTTGAACTGCTGTGGCAACAGCCTCTGCTCAGGACACCTGCAGGTTAT contains:
- the pdxA gene encoding 4-hydroxythreonine-4-phosphate dehydrogenase PdxA, giving the protein MDAPVIVTMGDPAGIGPEIIIKAWITGALDAFDMPLVIAGDVAILHRAARVLKCEVAFEVGQQGEAVLIHQGRRLRVKPLSILDPADVPFGEIQAECGEAMLDYIEWACEQCRMGRAAAMVTAPIQKEAIRAAGCNFPGHTELLAERCGVDKVVMMLGGERLKVCLVTTHLALRDVPQAVTVEEIDATLRVTDAAFRRYFTSDAPRIAVLALNPHAGEGGLFGDEEQRLIAPAIERARQAGMDVSGPHSADTLFHFAVQGAYDAVVCMYHDQGLIPLKLLHFDDGVNVTLGLPIIRTSVDHGTAYDLAGTGRASCESLVAALRTAVAMHHRAEENSLT
- the uvrA gene encoding excinuclease ABC subunit UvrA — encoded protein: MIDKIIVKGAREHNLKDIDVEIPRDKLVVVTGVSGSGKSTLAFDTIYAEGQRRYVESLSAYARQFLEQMEKPDVDSIDGLSPAISIEQKTTSKNPRSTVGTVTEIYDYLRLLFARIGKVFCHHCGREIAAQSVQQMVDQVMSFPERTKLLILAPLVKGRKGEYRKELQQLQADGFVRVRIDGALYELAETPELDKKKKHTIEVVVDRLIVKEGIESRLADSLETALRLGDGLVMVQDVDGACHQFSEKHACIDCGISYAEVEPRMFSFNNPHGACPDCSGLGTRNYFDPDQVVPHADLTLREGAIAPWVTRKGFYYQQLLESLADHYGFDTNTPYRDLSERIRKILMYGSGDEEIRFYYDQGERRHFYHKVFEGVVPNLERRYRDSDSDTMREKLEQYMDIMPCPSCHGARLRPESLHVKVDDKSIYELCELSVAGALDFFNNLQLSSKDAEIGQRILKEIRERLGFLVQVGLDYLTLNRAAGTLSGGEGQRIRLATQIGSSLMGVLYILDEPSIGLHQRDNRRLLETLVHLRDLGNTVLVVEHDEETILEADYVLDMGPAAGVHGGEVVSEGTPKEIVADPKSLTGRYLSGELEVPVPSQRRTAERWLEVLGAEANNLQQVDARFPLGVMTCVTGVSGSGKSTLVIDTLYRSLAQHLNRSREKSGKLKGISGLEHLDKVVDIDQSPIGRTPRSNPATYTGVFSDIRELFAQLPEAKIRGYKPGRFSFNVKGGRCEACNGDGVLKIEMHFLPDVYVQCEVCGGARYNRETLQVHYKGKSIADILDMTVNQASKFLENIPRIHNKLQTIRDVGLGYIKLGQSATTLSGGEAQRVKLAKELGKRATGRTIYILDEPTTGLHFDDVRKLMEVLHRLVDTGNTVIIIEHNLDVIKTADHVIDLGPEGGSGGGMIVASGTPEQVALNSHSHTGRYLRSYLDLV
- a CDS encoding lipid A deacylase LpxR family protein, coding for MPARLLLLGVLFCFSVIVAVSPAVAQESAPSLWSLGIANDSFFDQDRGYTSGWDIAFTPQASPFTVRIGQDIYTPDRDNSEMPPPGQHPYAAWLYARGDYRYQLCPVVLMTTSVSFGTTGERALGEEFQDVAHQVLGFDEYEGWDSQVSERWGWIVGVELLWQQPLLRTPAGYGLDLITMLEGQGGNILVDLSAGVGVRFGYHLPELSATPEPNAPKSVYFTLYGERKIVDKNVFLEGVSSRDYSVEPERGVNTLSCGVHWREGAYQVDLDFYFPEQEFKDQDLTYRYGVLRLSYWY